A single region of the Mycobacterium avium subsp. avium genome encodes:
- the hsaB gene encoding 3-hydroxy-9,10-secoandrosta-1,3,5(10)-triene-9,17-dione monooxygenase reductase subunit: MAAPIDPRTFRQVLGQFCTGITIITTVHDEVPVGFACQSFAALSLDPPLVLFCPTKVSRSWKAIEATGRFCVNVLTEKQKHVSARFGSKEPDKFAGIDWHPSELGSPIIDGALAHVDCTVASVHEGGDHFVVFGAVQSLSEAPKIKPRPLLFYRGEYTGIEPDKTTPAQWRDDLEAFLTTTTQDTWL; this comes from the coding sequence ATGGCTGCGCCGATCGATCCGCGGACCTTCCGGCAGGTGCTGGGCCAGTTCTGCACGGGCATCACCATCATCACCACGGTGCACGACGAGGTGCCCGTCGGCTTCGCCTGCCAGTCCTTCGCGGCGCTGTCGCTGGACCCGCCGCTGGTGCTGTTCTGCCCCACCAAGGTGTCGCGGTCCTGGAAGGCCATCGAGGCCACCGGCCGGTTCTGCGTCAACGTGCTGACCGAGAAGCAGAAGCACGTCTCGGCGCGGTTCGGGTCCAAGGAACCCGACAAGTTCGCCGGCATCGACTGGCATCCCTCCGAACTCGGCTCGCCGATCATCGACGGGGCGCTGGCCCACGTCGACTGCACCGTGGCCTCGGTGCACGAGGGGGGCGATCACTTCGTGGTGTTCGGTGCGGTCCAATCCCTTTCGGAGGCACCGAAGATCAAGCCGCGGCCGCTGCTGTTCTATCGCGGGGAATACACCGGCATCGAGCCGGACAAGACGACCCCGGCGCAGTGGCGCGACGACCTGGAGGCGTTTTTGACCACCACCACCCAGGACACCTGGCTGTAA
- a CDS encoding arylamine N-acetyltransferase family protein yields MTLDLGAYFDRIGYGGEAAPNLEVLRALMAAHTGSIPFENLDPLMGVPVDDLSPAALADKLVHRRRGGYCYEQNGLLGYALAEIGFRVRRLAGRVVWMQPPDTPPRAQTHTVLAVTFPGSQGAYLVDVGFGGQTLPSPIRFETGNAQQTTHEPYRLDDRGEGLVLQALVRDEWQPLYVFGTRTVPQIDLLVGSWYVSTHPSSMFVTGLMVARTTADARWNLAGRELTVHRAQGSEKIRLDDADAVLDVLGERFGIDVDGIGQRGALLARIEQVLDA; encoded by the coding sequence ATGACGCTGGATCTGGGCGCGTATTTCGACCGCATCGGTTACGGCGGCGAGGCCGCGCCCAACCTCGAGGTGCTGCGGGCCCTGATGGCCGCGCACACCGGGTCGATCCCGTTCGAGAACCTCGACCCGCTGATGGGGGTGCCGGTCGACGACCTGAGCCCGGCGGCGCTGGCCGACAAGCTGGTCCACCGGCGCCGCGGCGGCTACTGCTACGAGCAGAACGGCCTGCTGGGCTACGCGCTGGCCGAAATCGGTTTCCGGGTGCGCCGATTGGCCGGCCGGGTGGTGTGGATGCAGCCGCCCGACACGCCGCCGCGCGCCCAGACGCACACGGTGTTGGCGGTGACGTTCCCGGGCTCGCAGGGCGCCTACCTGGTCGACGTCGGCTTCGGTGGCCAGACGTTGCCCTCGCCCATCCGTTTCGAGACCGGCAACGCCCAGCAGACCACCCACGAGCCCTACCGGCTCGATGACCGCGGCGAGGGCCTGGTGCTGCAGGCCCTGGTGCGCGATGAATGGCAGCCGCTGTACGTGTTCGGCACCCGCACCGTGCCGCAGATCGACCTGCTGGTGGGCAGCTGGTACGTCTCCACCCACCCGTCGTCGATGTTCGTCACCGGGCTGATGGTCGCGCGGACCACCGCCGACGCCCGGTGGAACCTGGCCGGGCGCGAGCTGACCGTGCACCGCGCGCAGGGCAGCGAGAAGATCCGCCTCGACGACGCGGACGCGGTGCTCGACGTGCTCGGGGAGCGGTTCGGCATCGACGTGGACGGGATCGGCCAGCGCGGCGCGCTGCTGGCGCGCATCGAGCAGGTGCTGGACGCCTGA
- a CDS encoding pyridoxal phosphate-dependent aminotransferase codes for MTDRVSLRAGIPPFYVMDVWLAAAERQRSHGDLVNLSAGQPSVGAPEPVRAAAAAAVHSNELGYSVSLGTPELRAAIAADYRRQHGLEVEPDAVVITTGSSGGFLLTFLACFDVGDRVAVASPGYPCYRNILSALGCEVVEIPCGPQTRFQPTAAMLAELDPPVQGVIVASPANPTGTVIAPEELAAIASWCEASGARLVSDEVYHGLVYEGAPPTSCAWQTSRNAVVVNSFSKYYAMTGWRLGWLLVPVELRRAVECLTGNFTICPPVLSQLAAVAAFTPEATAEADGHLHHYAKNRALLLDGLRGIGITRLAPTDGAFYVYADVSDFTDNSMEFCSKLLEQTGVAIAPGIDFDTTRGNSFVRLSFAGPTTDIEEAVRRLGSWLRAR; via the coding sequence GTGACCGACCGCGTCTCGCTGCGCGCCGGCATCCCGCCGTTCTACGTGATGGATGTCTGGCTGGCGGCCGCCGAAAGGCAGCGCAGCCACGGCGATTTGGTCAACCTGTCGGCGGGCCAGCCCAGCGTGGGCGCACCCGAGCCGGTGCGCGCGGCCGCGGCGGCGGCCGTGCATTCCAACGAGCTGGGCTACTCGGTGTCGCTGGGCACGCCGGAGCTGCGGGCCGCGATCGCCGCGGACTACCGGCGCCAGCACGGGCTGGAGGTGGAGCCCGACGCGGTGGTGATCACCACCGGCTCCTCCGGCGGGTTCCTGCTGACGTTCCTGGCCTGCTTCGACGTCGGCGACCGGGTGGCGGTGGCCAGCCCCGGCTACCCGTGCTACCGAAACATCTTGTCGGCGTTGGGATGTGAGGTGGTGGAGATCCCCTGCGGGCCGCAGACCCGGTTCCAGCCCACCGCGGCGATGCTCGCCGAACTCGACCCGCCGGTGCAGGGCGTCATCGTGGCGAGCCCGGCCAACCCCACAGGAACCGTGATCGCGCCGGAGGAGTTGGCCGCCATCGCGTCCTGGTGCGAGGCGTCCGGGGCCCGCCTCGTCAGCGACGAGGTCTACCACGGCCTGGTCTACGAGGGGGCGCCACCCACCAGCTGCGCGTGGCAGACCTCGCGGAATGCCGTGGTGGTCAACAGCTTTTCGAAGTACTACGCGATGACCGGCTGGCGGCTGGGCTGGCTGCTGGTGCCGGTCGAACTGCGCCGCGCGGTGGAATGCCTGACCGGCAACTTCACCATCTGCCCGCCCGTGCTGTCGCAGCTGGCCGCGGTGGCCGCCTTCACCCCCGAGGCCACCGCCGAGGCCGACGGCCACCTGCACCACTACGCCAAGAACCGCGCGCTGCTGCTGGACGGCCTGCGCGGCATCGGCATCACCCGCCTGGCCCCCACCGACGGCGCCTTCTACGTGTACGCCGACGTCTCGGACTTCACCGACAACTCCATGGAGTTCTGCTCGAAGTTGTTGGAGCAGACCGGCGTTGCCATCGCACCCGGGATCGACTTCGACACCACACGGGGCAACTCGTTCGTCCGGCTGTCCTTCGCCGGCCCCACCACCGACATCGAGGAGGCGGTGCGACGGCTGGGCTCGTGGCTGCGCGCCCGCTAG
- the ipdE2 gene encoding acyl-CoA dehydrogenase IpdE2: MSAISEERQMLRETVAALVAKHAGPAAVRTAMESERGYDESLWRLLCEQVGAAALVIPEELGGAGGELADAATVLQELGRALVPSPLLGTTLAELALLGAAEPDTAALQALAEGSAIGALVLDPDYVVNGDIADVVIGVEDGRLSRWTGVTAQPVTTMDPTRRLARVRAQQTEPIGTDPGLADTAAVLLAAEQIGAAEQCLARTVEYAKDRVQFGRPIGSFQALKHRMADLYVTVAAAKAVVDEACLDPSPTNAATARLAATEALNVVAAEGIQLHGGIAITWEHDMHLYFKRAHGSAHLLDTPQQLLTRLEPEVLATP, from the coding sequence ATGAGTGCGATCAGTGAAGAACGGCAGATGCTGCGCGAGACCGTCGCCGCGCTGGTGGCCAAGCACGCCGGTCCGGCGGCGGTGCGCACGGCGATGGAGTCCGAGCGCGGTTACGACGAATCGCTGTGGCGGCTGCTGTGCGAGCAGGTCGGCGCCGCGGCGCTGGTGATCCCCGAGGAGTTGGGCGGCGCCGGCGGTGAATTGGCCGACGCGGCAACGGTTTTGCAGGAGCTGGGCCGCGCCCTGGTGCCCTCCCCGCTGCTGGGTACCACGCTGGCCGAGCTGGCGCTGCTCGGCGCCGCCGAGCCCGACACCGCCGCGCTGCAGGCCCTGGCCGAGGGCAGCGCGATCGGCGCGCTGGTGCTCGACCCCGACTACGTGGTCAACGGGGACATCGCCGACGTGGTCATCGGCGTCGAGGACGGCCGGCTGAGCCGCTGGACCGGCGTCACCGCGCAACCCGTGACCACCATGGACCCGACCCGGCGGCTGGCGCGGGTCCGGGCGCAGCAGACCGAGCCGATCGGCACCGACCCGGGCCTGGCGGACACCGCGGCCGTCCTGCTGGCCGCCGAGCAGATCGGCGCCGCCGAGCAGTGTCTGGCGCGTACCGTCGAATACGCCAAGGACAGAGTGCAATTCGGCCGGCCGATCGGCAGCTTCCAGGCGCTCAAGCACCGGATGGCCGACCTCTACGTCACCGTCGCCGCGGCCAAGGCCGTGGTCGACGAGGCCTGCCTGGATCCCTCGCCCACCAACGCCGCCACCGCCCGGCTGGCCGCCACCGAGGCGCTGAATGTCGTGGCCGCCGAGGGCATCCAGTTGCACGGCGGCATCGCGATCACCTGGGAGCACGACATGCACCTGTACTTCAAACGCGCACACGGCAGCGCGCATCTGCTCGACACGCCGCAACAGCTGCTCACTCGGCTCGAACCGGAGGTGCTCGCGACACCGTGA
- a CDS encoding acyl-CoA dehydrogenase family protein — MKFALDEQQRDFAASIDAALGAADLPAAVRAWAVGDTAPGRKVWEQLANLGVTALAVPEKFDGIEAEPIDLVVAIERLGRWCVPGPVVESIAVAPVLLAGDEHAERCAALASGELIATVALPPQVPRAVDAEEAGLVLLADQDGVAEAAAGRQHASVDPSRRLYDVEPTGDRWQADVGRGYEFGALATAAQLVGAAEALRDAAVDYAKQRTQFGRVIGSYQAIKHKLADVHIAIELARPLVYGAALTLQPRDVSAAKAAASDAALLAARSALQTHGAIGFTQEHDLSLLLLRVQAVRSAWGPPQVHRRRVLEAL; from the coding sequence GTGAAATTCGCGCTAGACGAACAGCAGCGGGACTTCGCGGCCAGCATCGACGCCGCGCTCGGCGCGGCCGACCTGCCCGCGGCGGTGCGCGCCTGGGCGGTGGGCGACACCGCGCCCGGCCGCAAGGTGTGGGAGCAGCTGGCCAACCTCGGCGTCACCGCGCTGGCGGTGCCGGAGAAATTCGACGGCATCGAGGCCGAGCCGATCGATCTGGTGGTGGCCATCGAGCGGCTCGGGCGCTGGTGTGTGCCCGGCCCGGTGGTCGAATCCATCGCCGTGGCACCGGTATTGCTGGCCGGCGACGAGCACGCCGAACGCTGCGCCGCTCTGGCCTCCGGTGAGCTCATCGCCACCGTGGCGCTGCCGCCGCAGGTGCCGCGGGCCGTCGACGCCGAGGAGGCCGGGCTGGTACTGCTCGCCGACCAGGACGGGGTGGCCGAGGCCGCCGCGGGCCGGCAGCACGCGTCCGTCGACCCCAGCCGCCGGCTCTACGACGTAGAGCCGACCGGCGACCGCTGGCAGGCGGACGTCGGGCGCGGCTACGAATTCGGCGCGCTGGCCACCGCTGCCCAGCTGGTCGGTGCGGCCGAGGCGCTGCGCGACGCGGCGGTCGACTACGCCAAGCAGCGCACCCAGTTCGGCCGCGTGATCGGCTCGTACCAGGCGATCAAACACAAGCTGGCCGACGTGCACATCGCGATCGAACTGGCCCGGCCGCTGGTGTACGGCGCGGCCCTGACGCTGCAACCGCGGGACGTCAGCGCGGCCAAGGCGGCGGCGTCCGACGCGGCCCTGCTGGCGGCGCGCTCGGCGCTGCAGACCCACGGCGCGATCGGTTTCACCCAGGAACACGACCTGTCGCTGTTGCTGTTGCGGGTGCAGGCGGTGCGGTCGGCGTGGGGTCCGCCGCAGGTTCACCGGCGGCGAGTGCTGGAGGCGCTATGA
- a CDS encoding acyl-CoA dehydrogenase family protein gives MDLDLDEGTLAFRDEVRQFLSANAEAIPTKSYDNAEGFEQHRRWDRVLYDAGLSVITWPKKYGGRDAPLLHWVVFEEEYFRAGAPGRASANGTSMLAPTLFAHGTEEQRDRILPKMASGEEIWAQAWSEPESGSDLASLRSTATPTDGGWLLNGQKIWSSRAPFAERGFGLFRSDPSAERHHGLTYFMFDLKAEGVTVRPIVQLGGDTGFGEIFLDDVFVPDRDVIGTPHQGWRAAMSTSSNERGMSLRSPARFLATAERVVRLWQDRGSPAEFADRVADGWIKAQAYRLQTFGTVTRLAAGGELGAESSVTKVFWSDLDVELHQTALDILAADGELAGPWTEGLLFALGGPIYAGTNEIQRNIISERLLGLPREKSGSKK, from the coding sequence ATGGATCTTGATCTGGACGAGGGCACCCTGGCGTTTCGGGACGAGGTGCGGCAATTCCTGTCGGCCAACGCCGAGGCGATCCCAACGAAGTCGTATGACAACGCCGAAGGCTTTGAGCAGCACCGGCGTTGGGACCGGGTGCTCTACGACGCCGGGCTGTCGGTGATCACCTGGCCGAAGAAGTACGGCGGCCGGGACGCGCCGCTGCTGCACTGGGTGGTGTTCGAAGAGGAGTACTTCCGCGCCGGGGCGCCCGGCCGGGCCAGCGCCAACGGCACCTCGATGCTGGCCCCGACGCTGTTCGCGCACGGCACCGAGGAGCAACGCGACCGCATCCTGCCGAAAATGGCCAGCGGCGAAGAGATCTGGGCGCAGGCGTGGTCGGAGCCCGAGTCCGGCAGCGACCTGGCGTCACTGCGGTCCACCGCGACACCGACCGACGGCGGCTGGCTGCTGAACGGACAGAAGATCTGGAGCTCGCGGGCGCCGTTCGCCGAGCGGGGCTTCGGGCTGTTCCGGTCCGACCCCAGCGCCGAGCGGCACCATGGCCTGACCTATTTCATGTTCGACCTGAAGGCCGAGGGCGTCACGGTGCGGCCCATCGTCCAGTTGGGCGGCGACACCGGGTTCGGTGAGATCTTCCTCGACGACGTCTTCGTGCCCGACCGGGATGTGATCGGCACCCCGCACCAGGGCTGGCGGGCGGCGATGAGCACGTCGAGCAACGAACGCGGCATGTCGCTGCGCAGCCCGGCCCGTTTCCTGGCCACCGCCGAGCGGGTGGTGCGGCTGTGGCAGGACCGCGGGTCACCGGCCGAGTTCGCCGACCGCGTCGCCGACGGCTGGATCAAGGCGCAGGCCTACCGGCTGCAGACCTTCGGCACGGTGACCCGGCTGGCCGCCGGCGGTGAGCTGGGCGCCGAATCGTCGGTGACCAAAGTGTTCTGGTCGGACCTCGACGTCGAATTGCACCAGACCGCCCTGGACATCCTGGCCGCCGACGGCGAACTCGCCGGCCCGTGGACCGAGGGGCTGCTGTTCGCTCTGGGCGGCCCGATCTACGCCGGCACCAACGAGATTCAGCGCAACATCATCTCCGAGCGGTTACTGGGGCTGCCGCGCGAGAAGTCCGGGAGCAAGAAGTGA
- the fadD3 gene encoding 3-((3aS,4S,7aS)-7a-methyl-1,5-dioxo-octahydro-1H-inden-4-yl)propanoate--CoA ligase FadD3 yields the protein MTTDPRTVPAALDRLARRLPDHDALITEDRSFTAAALRDEVHRAAAALIELGVRAGDRVAIWSPNTWHWVVACLAIHHAGAAMVPLNTRYTAAEAGDILARVGAPVLFGMGRFLGHDRLADLDRAALPALRHIVRIPIETDDPVPGSWDEFIAHGTDLGAVAERTAAVTSDDVSDILFTSGTTGRSKGVLCAHRQSLSASASWAANGKITSDDRYLCINPFFHNFGYKAGILACLQTGATLIPHLTFDPLRALQAIEQHRITVLPGPPTIYQTLLDHPARRDYDLSSLRFAVTGAATVPVVLVERMQSELDIDIVLTAYGLTEANGMGTMCRADDDAVTVATTCGRPFADFELRIDDSGEVLLRGPNVMLGYLDDPDATAAAIDADGWLHTGDIGVLDEAGNLRITDRLKDMYICGGFNVYPAEVEQVLARMEGVADAAVIGVPDERLGEVGRAFVVPRPGAQLDEQSVIAYTRDHLANFKAPRSVRFVDALPRNSGGKVVKPQLRELD from the coding sequence GTGACCACCGATCCCCGCACCGTGCCCGCGGCGCTGGATCGTCTCGCGCGCCGGCTGCCCGATCACGACGCCCTGATCACCGAGGACCGATCCTTCACGGCCGCCGCCCTGCGCGACGAGGTGCACCGGGCTGCCGCGGCCCTGATCGAGCTGGGGGTGCGGGCCGGCGACCGGGTGGCGATCTGGTCGCCCAACACCTGGCACTGGGTGGTGGCCTGCCTGGCGATCCACCACGCCGGGGCGGCCATGGTCCCGCTGAACACCCGCTACACCGCCGCGGAGGCCGGCGACATCCTGGCCCGCGTCGGCGCGCCGGTGCTGTTCGGCATGGGCAGGTTCCTCGGCCACGACCGCCTGGCCGACCTGGATCGCGCCGCGCTGCCCGCGCTGCGCCACATCGTGCGGATACCGATCGAAACCGACGATCCCGTTCCGGGCAGCTGGGACGAATTCATCGCGCACGGAACGGATCTCGGCGCGGTGGCCGAGCGCACGGCCGCCGTGACGTCCGACGACGTCAGCGACATCCTGTTCACCTCGGGCACCACCGGCCGCAGCAAGGGCGTGCTGTGCGCGCACCGGCAGTCGCTGTCGGCGTCGGCGTCCTGGGCGGCCAACGGCAAGATCACCAGCGACGACCGCTACCTGTGCATCAACCCGTTCTTCCACAACTTCGGCTACAAGGCCGGCATCCTGGCCTGCCTGCAGACCGGCGCCACGCTGATCCCGCACCTGACGTTCGACCCGCTGCGCGCGCTGCAAGCGATCGAGCAGCACCGCATCACCGTATTACCCGGTCCCCCAACGATTTACCAGACCCTGCTGGACCATCCGGCCCGCCGCGATTACGACCTGAGCTCGCTGCGCTTCGCGGTGACCGGCGCGGCCACCGTACCCGTCGTGCTGGTCGAGCGGATGCAGTCCGAGCTCGACATCGACATCGTGCTGACCGCCTACGGGCTGACCGAGGCCAACGGGATGGGCACCATGTGCCGCGCCGACGACGACGCGGTCACCGTGGCCACCACCTGCGGGCGCCCGTTCGCCGACTTCGAGCTGCGCATCGACGATTCCGGTGAGGTGCTGCTGCGCGGGCCCAACGTGATGCTGGGCTATCTCGACGACCCGGACGCGACGGCGGCGGCCATCGACGCCGACGGGTGGCTGCACACCGGCGACATCGGCGTTCTCGACGAGGCCGGCAACCTGCGCATCACCGACCGGTTGAAAGACATGTACATCTGCGGCGGATTCAACGTCTACCCCGCCGAGGTGGAGCAGGTGCTGGCCCGGATGGAGGGCGTGGCCGACGCCGCGGTGATCGGCGTTCCCGACGAGCGGCTCGGCGAGGTGGGCCGCGCGTTCGTGGTCCCCCGCCCCGGGGCTCAACTCGACGAGCAATCCGTGATCGCTTACACCCGTGATCATTTGGCGAATTTCAAGGCACCCCGGTCGGTGCGGTTCGTCGACGCGTTGCCGCGCAATTCCGGCGGCAAGGTGGTCAAACCACAACTGCGAGAGCTGGACTGA
- the ipdE1 gene encoding acyl-CoA dehydrogenase IpdE1 translates to MQDVEEFRAEVRSWLADNLVGEFAALKGLGGPGREHEAFEERRAWNQHLAKAGLTCLGWPVEHGGRGLSTAHRVAFYEEYARADAPDKVNHFGEELLGPTLIAFGTPEQQQRFLPRILDVTELWCQGYSEPGAGSDLANVSTTAELDGDQWVINGQKVWTSLAHLSQWCFVVARTEKGSKRHAGLSYLLVPLDQPGVQIRPIVQITGTAEFNEVFFDDARTDASMVVGQPGDGWRVAMGTLTFERGVSTLGQQIRYARELSNLAELARRNGAADDPFIRERLTRAWTGLRAMRSYALATMDVEQPGQDNVSKLLWANWHRALGELAMDVIGKPGMTMPDGEFDEWQRLFLFTRADTIYGGSNEIQRNIIAERVLGLPREVKG, encoded by the coding sequence ATGCAGGACGTCGAGGAGTTCCGGGCCGAGGTCCGCTCTTGGCTCGCCGACAATCTGGTCGGCGAATTCGCCGCTCTGAAGGGCCTCGGCGGCCCCGGCCGCGAGCACGAGGCCTTCGAGGAACGCCGGGCCTGGAACCAGCACCTGGCCAAGGCCGGGCTGACCTGCCTGGGCTGGCCGGTCGAGCACGGCGGGCGCGGGCTGTCCACCGCGCACCGGGTGGCCTTCTACGAGGAGTACGCCCGCGCCGACGCGCCGGACAAGGTCAACCACTTCGGCGAGGAGCTGCTCGGCCCCACGTTGATCGCGTTCGGCACCCCCGAGCAGCAGCAGCGCTTCCTGCCCCGCATCCTCGACGTCACCGAGCTGTGGTGCCAGGGGTATTCCGAGCCCGGCGCCGGCAGCGACCTGGCCAACGTGTCGACCACCGCCGAACTGGACGGCGACCAGTGGGTGATCAACGGCCAGAAGGTGTGGACCTCGCTGGCGCACCTGTCGCAGTGGTGCTTCGTGGTCGCGCGCACCGAGAAGGGCTCCAAGCGGCACGCCGGGCTGTCGTATCTGCTGGTGCCGCTGGACCAGCCGGGGGTGCAGATCCGGCCCATCGTGCAGATCACCGGCACCGCGGAGTTCAATGAGGTGTTCTTCGACGACGCCCGCACCGACGCGTCGATGGTGGTCGGCCAGCCCGGCGACGGGTGGCGGGTCGCCATGGGAACGCTGACCTTCGAGCGCGGCGTGTCCACGCTCGGGCAGCAGATCCGTTACGCGCGTGAGCTTTCCAACCTTGCCGAGCTCGCGCGGCGCAACGGCGCCGCCGACGACCCGTTCATCCGGGAGCGGCTGACCCGCGCCTGGACCGGGCTGCGCGCGATGCGGTCGTATGCCCTGGCCACCATGGACGTCGAGCAGCCCGGGCAGGACAACGTGTCGAAGTTGTTGTGGGCCAACTGGCATCGGGCTCTCGGCGAGCTGGCCATGGACGTCATCGGCAAGCCCGGCATGACCATGCCCGACGGCGAATTCGACGAGTGGCAGCGGTTGTTCCTGTTCACCCGCGCCGACACCATCTACGGCGGCTCCAACGAGATCCAGCGCAACATCATCGCCGAGCGGGTGCTCGGCCTGCCCCGGGAGGTAAAGGGATGA
- the ipdF gene encoding (5R,7aS)-5-hydroxy-7a-methyl-1-oxo-2,3,5,6,7,7a-hexahydro-1H-indene-carboxyl-CoA reductase, translating into MSLSEAPKEIAGHGLLEGKVVIVTAAAGTGIGSATAKRALAEGADVVISDHHERRLGETADQLAALGQGRVESVLCDVTSTAQVDALFASAHARMGRIDVLVNNAGLGGQTPVVDMTDDEWDRVLDVTLTSVFRATRAALRYFRDAPHGGVIVNNASVLGWRAQHSQSHYAAAKAGVMALTRCSAIEAAEYDVRINAVSPSIARHKFLEKTSSADLLDRLSAGEAFGRAAEPWEVAATIAFLASDYSSYLTGEVISVSSQHP; encoded by the coding sequence ATGAGCCTGTCCGAAGCTCCGAAAGAGATTGCGGGACACGGGCTTCTGGAAGGCAAGGTGGTGATCGTCACCGCGGCGGCCGGCACGGGTATCGGCTCGGCGACGGCCAAACGAGCGCTCGCCGAGGGCGCCGACGTGGTGATCTCCGACCACCACGAGCGTCGGCTGGGCGAGACCGCCGACCAGCTCGCGGCGCTCGGCCAGGGCCGGGTGGAAAGCGTGCTGTGCGACGTGACGTCCACCGCCCAGGTCGATGCGCTGTTCGCGTCGGCCCACGCGCGGATGGGGCGCATCGACGTGCTGGTCAACAACGCCGGGCTGGGCGGGCAGACCCCGGTGGTCGACATGACCGACGACGAGTGGGACCGGGTGCTCGATGTCACCCTGACCTCGGTTTTCCGCGCCACCCGTGCCGCGCTGCGCTACTTCCGCGACGCGCCGCACGGCGGGGTGATCGTCAACAACGCCAGCGTGCTGGGCTGGCGGGCGCAGCACTCCCAGTCGCACTACGCCGCCGCCAAGGCCGGGGTGATGGCGTTGACCCGGTGCAGCGCAATCGAAGCCGCCGAGTACGACGTGCGGATCAACGCGGTGTCGCCGAGCATCGCCCGGCACAAGTTCCTGGAGAAGACGTCGTCGGCCGACCTGCTCGACCGGCTCTCGGCCGGTGAGGCGTTCGGTCGCGCCGCCGAGCCCTGGGAGGTCGCGGCCACCATCGCGTTTTTGGCCAGCGACTACTCCAGCTACCTGACCGGCGAGGTCATCTCGGTGTCCAGCCAGCATCCGTGA
- the kstR2 gene encoding TetR family transcriptional regulator KstR2, with product MDRVTGPANSRRDELLELAAAMFAERGLRATTVRDIADSAGILSGSLYHHFSSKEEMVDEVLRSFLDWLFARYREIIDSESNPLERLKGLFMASFEAIEHRHAQVVIYQDEAKRLLSQPRFSYIEDMNRQQRKMWLEVLNQGVDEGYFRPDLDVDLVYRFIRDTTWVSVRWYQPGGPLTAEQVGQQYLAIVLGGITVDAKKD from the coding sequence GTGGACCGAGTGACCGGTCCGGCCAACAGCCGGCGAGACGAGTTGCTGGAGCTGGCCGCGGCCATGTTCGCCGAGCGCGGATTGCGTGCCACCACGGTGCGCGACATCGCCGACAGCGCCGGGATCCTGTCCGGCAGCCTGTATCACCACTTCTCCTCCAAGGAGGAGATGGTCGACGAGGTGCTGCGCAGCTTCCTGGACTGGTTGTTCGCCCGCTATCGCGAAATCATCGACAGCGAGAGTAACCCGCTGGAGCGGCTCAAGGGCCTGTTCATGGCGTCGTTCGAGGCGATCGAGCACCGGCACGCGCAGGTCGTCATCTATCAGGACGAGGCCAAACGGCTGCTGTCGCAGCCGCGGTTCTCCTACATCGAGGACATGAACCGCCAGCAACGCAAGATGTGGCTCGAGGTGCTCAACCAGGGCGTCGACGAGGGCTACTTCCGGCCCGACCTCGACGTCGACCTCGTCTACCGATTCATCCGGGACACCACCTGGGTGTCGGTGCGCTGGTATCAGCCCGGCGGACCGCTCACCGCCGAGCAAGTGGGTCAGCAGTACCTCGCCATCGTGTTGGGCGGGATCACGGTGGACGCGAAGAAAGACTAA